The genomic segment TTCCCGGCCTGAAAGGCCAGGCCAAGGGCGAGCGGTCGATGTGCAGTTGGGATGAAGACGTCATCACCATGGCGGTCGAAGCCGGGCGCGACTGCCTGCGCGGCATGAACGCGGCCTCGGTCACCGGCCTGACGCTGGCCAGCACAACCGCGCCCTATGCCGACATCAACAATGCGGTGTTCGTCAACGCCGCGCTGCAATTGCCGGCGGGTGCCGGTGCGGCTGAGTCATCGGGCTCCACCCGCGCCGGTTTGAGCACGCTGATTGCTTCCTGTCGTGGCGCGTCCGCCGACGGCACAGCGCTGGTGCTTGCCTCCGAGCAGCGCAAGGCCAAGCCGGCGAGCGTGCTGGAGATGCAGGTCGGCTGCGGCGCCGGGGCGTTGGCGGTGGGTGCGGGCGACGATGTGATCGCCCGGTTCCTCGGCGCCGAGACGGTGTCGGTGCCGTTCATCGACCATTTCCGCAAATCCGGCAGCGACTTCGACTATGGCTGGGAAGAGCGCTGGATTCGTGACGAAGGCGTGGCCAAAATCATACCGGCGGCGGTCAAGCGCCTGCTCGAAAAAACCGGGCTGAGCCCCGAGCGCATTGCCCACTTCGGGCTGTCGGGCGGGCCGGCCAAGTCGGACGCCGCCGTCGCCCGCAAGCTCAAGCTGGCGCCCGACGCGCTGCTGCCGGGCTTTGCCGAACAGGTGGGCGGTACCGGCACGGCGCAACCGCTGCTGCTGCTCATTTCTGCCTTGGAGCGCGCCCAGCCGGGCGAGGTGATCGTCATCGTCAGCTTTGCGCAAGGCTGCGAAGTGGTGGCGTTTGAAATGGGCAACGCGCCTGCGGTGGCCGGTCGTCGCGGCCTGGCCGGGTCAATTGCCCAGCGCATTGAAGAAACCACGTACCTGAAGCTGCTCTCCAACGACGGTCAGATTGACCTCGACTGGGGCATGCGCGCCGAGACCGATCACAAGACCGCGCTGACGCAGTTGTACCGCGTGTCGGACCAGATCTTCGGCTTCGTTGGCGGTGCGTGCAGCGCCTGCGGGCAGATTCAGTTTCCGCGCAGCCCGACCTGCGTCAATTGCGGCGAGACCGACACCCAGAAGCCCTACTCGCTGGTGGACGCGCCCGCCAAGGTCGCGACCTACACCGCCGACTGGCTGCAGTATTCACCCGCACCGCCGCTGTACATGGGCCTGGTGCAGTTCGATGCTGGCGCCCGCGTTTTGATGGAGATCGTCGACGTGGGGCCGGGCGGCATCGAGGTCGGCACGCCGCTGGCGATGACCTTCCGCAAGAAGGAGCGCGACAAGCTGCGCGGCTGGGATCGCTACTTCTGGAAAGCAGCTCCGACCTCTGAATCGAGCTAAGGACATCAGATCATGGCATCAGGCATCAAGGACAAGGTCGCGATTCTCGGGATGGGCTGTTCGCGCTTCGGCGAACGCTGGGACTGCGGCACCGAGCACCTGCTCAACGAGGCGTTTCTGGAAGCGCTGTCCGACGCCGGCATCGAGCGCAAGCAGATCGAAGCCGCGTGGTACGGCTCGGCGCTGGACCGGGTGAACGTGGGCAACTCGGCCATTCCGCTGGCCACCGCGCTGCGGCTTGAGGGCATTCCGGTCACGCGCGTCGAAAACATGTGCGCCACCGGCACCGAAGCGCTGCGCGGCGCGGTGTATGCCGTGGCTTCCGGCGCGGCCGACATCGCGCTGGCCATCGGCGCCGAAAAGCTCAAGGACTCGGGTTACGGCGGCTTGCCGGTGCAGTCCAAGGGCACGCTCAACGACCTGTGGATGCCCTACGGATCCGCGCCTGCAGGCTTTGCGCAGTTGGCGGCCGGCTATCGCGCCAAGTACGGCGTGTCCAAGGCCGATCTGAAGCAGGCCATCGGCCGCGTGTCGTGGAAGAGCCACCAGAACGGCGCCAAGAATCCCAAGGCGCATCTGCAGAAAGCGGTGGAGATGGACACCATTCTCAACGCGCCGATCATTGCCGATCCGCTGGGCGTGTTCGACTGCTGCGGCGTGTCGGACGGCGCCGCGTGCGCCATCGTGACCACGCCGGCCATCGCCCGCAGCCTCGGCAAGCGCGACCTGGTCACGGTCAAGGCCTTGGCCCTGTCAGCCAGCGCCGGGCGCGAGCAATCCACCAACCAGTGGGACGGCAGCTACGTGCAGAACACCCGCAACGCGGCCAAGGCTGCCTATGCCGAAGCCGGCATCACCAACCCGCGCAAGGAACTCTCGGCGCTGGAAGTACACGACTGCTTCTCGATCACCGAGCTGGTGACCATGGAAGACCTGGGCGTTTCAGAAGATGGGCAGGCATGGAAAGACGTGATGAACGGCGTGTTCGACGCCGACTGCGAGATTCCCTGCCAGATCGACGGCGGCCTGAAATGCTTCGGCCACCCCATCGGTGCCTCCGGCCTGCGCATGGTCTATGAGCACTATCTGCAACTGACCGGCCGCGCCGGTCCGCGTCAGCTCAAGAACCCGACGCTCGGGCTGTCGCACAACCTCGGCGGCGTGCCTTACAACGGTGTGTGCGGCATCAGCATCGTGGGGCTTGAAGGCCGCTGATTCTCAAGCCGTACTGGCAACAAAAAAGCGCCCGGCATTTCGCCGGGCGCTTTTTTGTTGCCAGCCGTTACTGCAGGCCGTTGTCGAGCAGTTGCGCGACCTCCAGATGGCCGCGCTCGCGGGCCAGGTCGGCAGCGGTCTTGTCGTCTTCGGTCTTCAGCGTGCGGTCGACGCCGCGGGCCATCAGCAGGCGAACCAGGCCGGTGAAGTCGCGTGAGGCAGCGAGGTGCAGTGCGGTGACGCCGCTACCGCCCACGTGATGCACATCGGCGCCAAACCCAATCAGTAAAGGCGCCATCTGCTCGCCGGCCGGGCCGGCGATCGCGGCGTGCATCGGCGTGTTCTGCATCGGGTTTTCGCTAATTGAGTCGATGGGCGCGCCGAGGCCGATCAAGGTCAATAGCGCGTCACGCTGGCCGAAGAAGGCGGCAAGGTGCAGCGGCGTCCAGCCATCGACGCTGTGGCGGCGGATGGCATCGGGCTCATCGAGCACATGGCGTGCGACAGCAAAGGTGTCGTCCAGTGCAACGGCCTCGTGCAGGCTCAGCGGTCGGTAGGCGCGTAGCAGCTCGGCGATTTCCTGCGCGCCGTTGTAGAGCGCGAACATCAGCGGACTCAGCCCACCGGGCAACGGGTCGGTGGCCTGGGACTCATCACGTTCCAGCGCGGCGCGCGCGGCCGGGGTGTCGCGATTCTGGATCGCGTGCATCAGGGGTCTAACGTCGGACATGTCGGTCTACTTGGCAGCAGGCGGCTCAGTCGCCTGCATGGAGGGGCGGGCTGCGAAGGCGTCGAACCATTCAATGAGCGACGGCGCGCGCTGACGCCAGTTGAGATAGGGCATGCGCAGATCCAGATAGGCCAGCGCGATACCGGTGTTGAGGTTGGCCACCGTGGGCACAGCGACAGGGTCGCCCAGCGCATTGGCTTCGAGTTCGAGCATGTCGAGCGCGCGTTCGATGGCGTGTGACAGTCGGTCCAGGGCAGCGGGGTAGATGATGCTCTCGGGACGACGCTTTTCGAGCACGCTGGCCACGGCGGCTTCGAGAATGCCTTCGGCGATGGTCGCGCGCCGCGCGGCAGCCCACCGCGCCGACTCGGTCGGCAGGCGATTGTGCTGCGTGGTTTGCAGCCATTCGATGATCAGCTTGGAGTCGGGCAGGGCCAGACCCTCGTCGGTGATCAGCGTCGGGATGCGCGACAGCGGATTGGCTGCCAGCAGCTCGGGCGGCGGTGCGGCGGCAAACGGGTCGGTGATGATTTCTTCGACCCGCTCGGCCAGCCCCATTTCGTGCAGGGCAACGCGGACCTTGCGGGCAAACGGCGACGTGGCGTTACAGAAGAGCTTCATCAGGCGGTCTCTGGGCAGGGGCGGAATTTGTCAGGCCGGCTATGACAGCCTGGCCGCAGGGTTTATTCGCCGCCGTCCGCCAATTTGTCGAGATAACGTTCCGCATCCAGCGCCGCCTGGCAGCCGGTGCCGGCGCTGGTGATGGCCTGGCGATAAACGTGGTCCATCACGTCACCGGCGGCAAAGACGCCGGGCACGCTGGTGGCGGTGGCGTTGCCGCTACTGCCCGACTGCACCTTGATGTAGCCGCCGCTCATGTCGAGCTGGCCTTCAAAGATGCCGGTATTGGGCGCGTGGCCGATGGCGATGAACACGCCTTTCAGATCGAGGTCGCGCGCGTCCCCGCCGGCGACGGGTTTGACGCGCAGACCGGTGACGCCGGTTTCGTCGCCCAGCACTTCGTCGAGGCCGTGATTCCAGATGATTTCGACCTTGCCCTCGGCTTCCCGCTTGAACAGCTTGTCATGGAGGATTTTCTCGCCACGGAATTTGTCGCGGCGATGCACCACGGTCACCTTGTTGGCGATGTTGGACAGGTACAGCGCCTCTTCAACGGCCGTGTTACCGCCGCCAATGACGGCCACGTCTTGCCCCTTGTAGAAAAAGCCATCGCAGGTGGCGCAGGCCGACACGCCCTTGCCGCGAAACGCGGTTTCGGACTCGAGGCCCAGGTACTTGGCCGAGGCGCCGGTGGCGATGATCAGCGCATCGCAGGTGTACTGGCCCATGTCACCACTGAGGGTGAAAGGCCGCTGCTTGAGGTCCACCGACTGAATGTGGTCGTAAATGATCTGCGTGTCGAAGCGCTCGGCGTGCTGCTGCATGCGCGTCATCAGGTCGGGCCCCATCAAGCCTTCAACATCACCCGGCCAGTTGTCGACCTCGGTGGTGGTCATCAATTGCCCGCCTTGCTCAAGACCGGTGATCAGCGCCGGCTGCAGATTGGCGCGCGCGGCGTAGACGGCGGCGGTGTAGCCGGCCGGCCCGGAGCCGAGAATGATCAGACGGTGATGGGTGGGTGTGGACATTGCGTTCTCTAAAATAGGCCGGAAATGAGGGTGCCAAGGGCGGTGGGTTCGCGCGCGCGGCAAGGCACCAAGGCGAAGCGCACTTTACACTTGGGGGGTCCCGTCCATTTTCAAGCAAGGTGCGCTGATGGCGAATGCCGATCAAGCCTCAAAGTCGTGGCTCCGACGTCTTTTTGATGGACTGTGGACGGTGGTTTCGACGCTCTACAAGACCCTGATCATGCTCGGTCTGGTGCTGTTTCTGGTATCGCTATGGTTCATCTGGCGCGGTCCGGGTCTCTCGACCCAGGTTGAAGACAACGTTGCCCTAATTGTCGCGCCCAGTGGCGCCCTGGTCGACCGGATCGACATTGATCCGCGCTGGGCGTTGTTCGACCAGTTGGCCGGCGCGCCGCCGCCGCAGACCGCGATGCGGGATGTCATCACCGCCTTTGAGCGTGGTGCCGAAGGTTCACGCATCAACTTCGCGGTGCTCAAGCTCGACGACGTGACCTCGCTGGGGCTCGCCCAGGGCGCCGAGCTGATTCAGGCCATTGAACAGTTCCGCGCCACCGGCAAGACCGTGGTGGCTTACTCGGCGTGGTACGACCAGGCGTCTTACCTGCCGGCCAGCCATGCCGATGAAATTGTTATCGATCCGATGGGCATGCTCGCCATTGAAGGGCTGTCGAGCTATTCCAACTTCGTCAAAGGCCTGACCGACAAGCTGGGCGTCAATGTCAATGTGTTTCGCGTCGGCGAATTTAAATCGGCGGTCGAGCCGTTCATCCGTCAAGACATGTCGGACGAGGCCAAGGTCGCCAACCGCGCCTGGCTGGAAAGCCTGTGGGGTCGCTACGGTGTCAACGTGGCCGAGGGCCGCGACCTGCAAGACGATGCCGTTCACCAGTTTGTCGAGACCCTGCCGGCGCGCATGGAGGCCGAAGGCGGGCAGGCGGCAGAGATCGCCCTTCGCGCCGGCCTGGTCACCCATGTTGAGACCTTGCACGCGTTCCGGGCCCGCATGAAAGAGCGCGTCGGTGAAGACGCCGAGCACGGCAGCTTCCGCCAGATTCACTTTCAGCAATACCTCGCCGCCACCGAGTCACAGCGTCAGGCCGACCTGTCCGCCGGCACACCGCCCGGTGTGATTGCCCGCGTGGTGGTGCAGGGCGAGATCGTCAACGGTCAGGGCGATGTCGGGGTGTCGGGCGGCGATGCGGTCGAAGACCTGCTGATGGCGGCGCAACTCGACGAGTCGGTTCGGGCGGTGCTGCTCCGGGTCGACTCACCCGGCGGCAGCGTCTGGGCATCCGAGCAGATGCGGCGCGGCGTCGAGCAGCTCAAGGCAGCCGGCAAGCCGGTGGTGGTGTCGATGGGCAATGTCGCGGCCAGCGGCGGCTACTGGATCTCAATGAACGCCGACCGCATCTTTGCGCTGCCAGAAAGCATCACCGGCTCGATTGGCATCTTCGGTCTGTTGCCGACGTTCGAGAACAGCCTTGAGAAAATCGGTGTGAGTACCGACGGTGTCGGCACCACCTCGATGGCGGGCGCGTTTCGCCTTGACCGACCGCTGGGCGACAGCGCCAAGCGTGTCATCCAGGCCGAAATCGAGCGCGGCTACGACGACTTCATCAACAAGGTGGCCGAGGCGCGCGGCCAGACACCCGAGGCCATCGATTCGGTCGCGCAGGGCCGCGTCTGGAGTGGCGAGGCTGCACTCGACAAAGGCCTGATCGATGCGTTCGGCACCGAGGCAGACGCCGTTGCCGAGCTGGCGTCGCTCGCCGGACTGGACGACTGGGAACTGGTCGAATGGACCGATGTGCGCGACCTGTTCCAGTTGCTTTTCGACCAGTTCTTTGGCGGGCTGACCGGCATGGTGCGGGCGTCACTGATTCCCCAAAGCTGGCTGCAACTGTGGGCGCCCGTCGAGCGTGCGACGACCCCGTTGCTGCGCCTGAGCGACCCGCGTGGCCAGTACGCGCACTGTGAATGTGGTGTGGCCATCAGCACCCGCAGCGGGTACTGATGACCTTGGTGCCGATGCGCCCCGTCGCCGGTTGGCAGCGTTGACGATGGTGGCGATCGACCAGGGTGAAGGACCGGTGGTGGTGTTGATCCACGGCCTGGGCGCCAATCACGAAGACTGGCGTCACGTCGTGCCGCTGTTGGCCGAAGACCACCGCGTGCTGGCGGTTGATCTGCCGGGTTTCGGTAACACGCCGCCGTTGCTGCGACCGACCGGCGTTGCCGACTACGCCGATGCCGTGTGGCAGACGATGGACCATGCAGGCGTCAATTCGCTGGCCGCCATCGTCGGCCATTCGATGGGCGGCGCCGTGGCCATCGAGGCCGCCTTGCGTCAGCCGCAGCGGGTCGCGCGTTTGTGCGTCCTCAATTCGATGCCCGCCTTCAAACCG from the Polycyclovorans algicola TG408 genome contains:
- a CDS encoding OB-fold domain-containing protein; translation: MAEQSIIGITSFGAFIPRRRLQRSAIAAAHSWGFPGLKGQAKGERSMCSWDEDVITMAVEAGRDCLRGMNAASVTGLTLASTTAPYADINNAVFVNAALQLPAGAGAAESSGSTRAGLSTLIASCRGASADGTALVLASEQRKAKPASVLEMQVGCGAGALAVGAGDDVIARFLGAETVSVPFIDHFRKSGSDFDYGWEERWIRDEGVAKIIPAAVKRLLEKTGLSPERIAHFGLSGGPAKSDAAVARKLKLAPDALLPGFAEQVGGTGTAQPLLLLISALERAQPGEVIVIVSFAQGCEVVAFEMGNAPAVAGRRGLAGSIAQRIEETTYLKLLSNDGQIDLDWGMRAETDHKTALTQLYRVSDQIFGFVGGACSACGQIQFPRSPTCVNCGETDTQKPYSLVDAPAKVATYTADWLQYSPAPPLYMGLVQFDAGARVLMEIVDVGPGGIEVGTPLAMTFRKKERDKLRGWDRYFWKAAPTSESS
- a CDS encoding acetyl-CoA acetyltransferase, producing MASGIKDKVAILGMGCSRFGERWDCGTEHLLNEAFLEALSDAGIERKQIEAAWYGSALDRVNVGNSAIPLATALRLEGIPVTRVENMCATGTEALRGAVYAVASGAADIALAIGAEKLKDSGYGGLPVQSKGTLNDLWMPYGSAPAGFAQLAAGYRAKYGVSKADLKQAIGRVSWKSHQNGAKNPKAHLQKAVEMDTILNAPIIADPLGVFDCCGVSDGAACAIVTTPAIARSLGKRDLVTVKALALSASAGREQSTNQWDGSYVQNTRNAAKAAYAEAGITNPRKELSALEVHDCFSITELVTMEDLGVSEDGQAWKDVMNGVFDADCEIPCQIDGGLKCFGHPIGASGLRMVYEHYLQLTGRAGPRQLKNPTLGLSHNLGGVPYNGVCGISIVGLEGR
- a CDS encoding ankyrin repeat domain-containing protein; this translates as MSDVRPLMHAIQNRDTPAARAALERDESQATDPLPGGLSPLMFALYNGAQEIAELLRAYRPLSLHEAVALDDTFAVARHVLDEPDAIRRHSVDGWTPLHLAAFFGQRDALLTLIGLGAPIDSISENPMQNTPMHAAIAGPAGEQMAPLLIGFGADVHHVGGSGVTALHLAASRDFTGLVRLLMARGVDRTLKTEDDKTAADLARERGHLEVAQLLDNGLQ
- a CDS encoding glutathione S-transferase family protein; the protein is MKLFCNATSPFARKVRVALHEMGLAERVEEIITDPFAAAPPPELLAANPLSRIPTLITDEGLALPDSKLIIEWLQTTQHNRLPTESARWAAARRATIAEGILEAAVASVLEKRRPESIIYPAALDRLSHAIERALDMLELEANALGDPVAVPTVANLNTGIALAYLDLRMPYLNWRQRAPSLIEWFDAFAARPSMQATEPPAAK
- the trxB gene encoding thioredoxin-disulfide reductase produces the protein MSTPTHHRLIILGSGPAGYTAAVYAARANLQPALITGLEQGGQLMTTTEVDNWPGDVEGLMGPDLMTRMQQHAERFDTQIIYDHIQSVDLKQRPFTLSGDMGQYTCDALIIATGASAKYLGLESETAFRGKGVSACATCDGFFYKGQDVAVIGGGNTAVEEALYLSNIANKVTVVHRRDKFRGEKILHDKLFKREAEGKVEIIWNHGLDEVLGDETGVTGLRVKPVAGGDARDLDLKGVFIAIGHAPNTGIFEGQLDMSGGYIKVQSGSSGNATATSVPGVFAAGDVMDHVYRQAITSAGTGCQAALDAERYLDKLADGGE
- the sppA gene encoding signal peptide peptidase SppA, which translates into the protein MANADQASKSWLRRLFDGLWTVVSTLYKTLIMLGLVLFLVSLWFIWRGPGLSTQVEDNVALIVAPSGALVDRIDIDPRWALFDQLAGAPPPQTAMRDVITAFERGAEGSRINFAVLKLDDVTSLGLAQGAELIQAIEQFRATGKTVVAYSAWYDQASYLPASHADEIVIDPMGMLAIEGLSSYSNFVKGLTDKLGVNVNVFRVGEFKSAVEPFIRQDMSDEAKVANRAWLESLWGRYGVNVAEGRDLQDDAVHQFVETLPARMEAEGGQAAEIALRAGLVTHVETLHAFRARMKERVGEDAEHGSFRQIHFQQYLAATESQRQADLSAGTPPGVIARVVVQGEIVNGQGDVGVSGGDAVEDLLMAAQLDESVRAVLLRVDSPGGSVWASEQMRRGVEQLKAAGKPVVVSMGNVAASGGYWISMNADRIFALPESITGSIGIFGLLPTFENSLEKIGVSTDGVGTTSMAGAFRLDRPLGDSAKRVIQAEIERGYDDFINKVAEARGQTPEAIDSVAQGRVWSGEAALDKGLIDAFGTEADAVAELASLAGLDDWELVEWTDVRDLFQLLFDQFFGGLTGMVRASLIPQSWLQLWAPVERATTPLLRLSDPRGQYAHCECGVAISTRSGY